In Sphingobacterium zeae, one genomic interval encodes:
- a CDS encoding serine hydrolase domain-containing protein: protein MSWLPVSKPLTAVGTLKLVEAGKLRLDQTINDFYPDFPYPGITIKMLLTHRSGLPNYVYFSEKHWPDRKKGMTNQDVMKMLTEFKPNRYGAPGGRFFYNNSNFMVLGAIIEKVSKQDFATYMKDSVFNVAGMTNTAALSKAVYDKIPTNVIGHDKIWRRSVVQNFQDGPLGDKGIYSTVRDLYRFDLALRDGKLLKQSTLDSAYSGYPDAKKGIFSYGYGWRTFEHANDHIVYHTGWWHGFRHIYVRDLKRNIVIVLLSNMTNGSLVKLDELYKILGMPVLRKNAYSSHGDFIIDE, encoded by the coding sequence TTGAGTTGGCTTCCCGTTTCTAAGCCGCTGACAGCCGTCGGGACTTTAAAGTTGGTGGAGGCTGGAAAGTTGCGCCTCGATCAAACGATCAATGACTTCTATCCTGATTTTCCATATCCAGGCATTACAATAAAAATGTTATTGACTCATCGTTCGGGATTACCTAATTACGTATACTTTTCAGAAAAACACTGGCCTGATCGTAAGAAGGGGATGACTAATCAGGATGTAATGAAAATGCTGACCGAGTTTAAGCCGAATCGTTATGGTGCGCCCGGGGGACGTTTTTTTTATAATAACTCGAACTTTATGGTCTTAGGGGCTATCATAGAGAAGGTATCAAAGCAAGACTTTGCTACTTATATGAAAGATAGTGTGTTTAATGTTGCCGGGATGACAAATACGGCTGCACTTTCAAAGGCTGTATATGATAAGATACCTACAAACGTTATCGGACACGATAAGATATGGAGGAGATCCGTTGTACAAAATTTTCAGGATGGACCACTTGGTGATAAGGGAATCTATAGTACCGTTCGTGATCTTTATCGCTTTGACCTCGCTTTGAGGGATGGAAAGCTGTTAAAACAGTCCACATTAGATTCGGCATATAGCGGATATCCTGATGCGAAAAAGGGGATTTTTAGCTATGGTTATGGCTGGCGTACGTTTGAACATGCTAATGATCATATCGTATACCATACAGGTTGGTGGCACGGTTTTAGACATATTTACGTAAGAGATCTAAAAAGAAATATTGTCATTGTTCTGCTTTCTAATATGACTAATGGAAGTTTGGTTAAATTAGACGAGCTTTATAAAATCTTGGGAATGCCGGTATTGCGTAAAAATGCCTATAGTAGTCACGGGGATTTTATCATTGATGAGTAA
- a CDS encoding pyruvate dehydrogenase complex dihydrolipoamide acetyltransferase, with the protein MAEVVRMPKMSDTMTEGVIAKWHKKVGDKVNSGDLVAEIETDKATMDFESYQEGTLLYIGPKEGEAVAIDAVIAVLGEPGEDFQALLSGDAPEAEKAAEKTEDKKEEEVSAPASSASTVTPEELGCTVITMPLLSDTMKEGVIAQWNFKVGDTIKSDDAIADVETDKATMEVTAYADGTLLYVGLEAGEAAKVNDIIAIVGPAGTDITPLLNQKSDAPKAETTETPKADATSTASSPAAPAVSNDDSRVKASPLARKIAQEKGINLSDIKGSADGGRIVKKDVESFVPAAAQPVETKSAAAPAEAKAITLPTYVGEERYTEKPVNQMRKTIARRLAESLFTAPHFYLTVSIDMDNAMAARAQINEVAPVKVSFNDIVVKAVAVALKKHPAVNSSWQGDKIRFNEHTNIGVAMAVEDGLLVPVVRFADGKSLSHISAEVKDFAQKAKAKKLQPADWEGSTFTVSNLGMFGIDEFTSIINSPDGAILSVGAIQAVPVVKNGAVVPGNVMKVTLGCDHRVVDGATGAAFLQTLKSLVENPVRLLA; encoded by the coding sequence ATGGCTGAAGTAGTAAGAATGCCGAAAATGAGCGATACAATGACCGAAGGGGTCATCGCGAAATGGCACAAAAAAGTTGGTGATAAAGTAAATTCTGGTGATTTAGTAGCGGAGATTGAAACAGATAAAGCTACGATGGACTTTGAGTCTTACCAAGAAGGAACTCTTTTATATATTGGTCCTAAAGAAGGCGAAGCAGTAGCTATTGACGCTGTTATAGCAGTTTTGGGCGAACCAGGAGAAGATTTTCAAGCGCTGTTGAGTGGAGATGCTCCTGAAGCTGAGAAAGCAGCAGAAAAAACTGAAGACAAAAAAGAAGAAGAAGTTTCTGCTCCAGCATCTTCGGCAAGTACAGTAACTCCTGAGGAATTAGGATGTACCGTGATCACAATGCCGTTGTTGAGTGATACCATGAAAGAAGGTGTTATTGCGCAATGGAACTTCAAAGTTGGCGATACGATCAAATCTGACGATGCGATTGCAGATGTAGAAACGGATAAAGCTACGATGGAAGTTACTGCCTATGCGGATGGTACCTTGTTATATGTCGGTCTTGAAGCTGGAGAAGCTGCAAAGGTTAACGACATTATAGCAATCGTTGGTCCTGCTGGAACTGACATTACTCCGTTGTTGAATCAAAAATCTGATGCGCCAAAGGCCGAAACGACTGAAACTCCTAAAGCTGATGCTACTTCAACTGCATCATCTCCTGCAGCTCCGGCCGTTAGCAACGATGATTCTCGTGTGAAAGCTTCACCTTTAGCACGTAAAATTGCGCAAGAAAAAGGGATCAACTTAAGTGATATTAAGGGGTCTGCAGATGGTGGCCGTATTGTGAAGAAAGACGTTGAGTCATTCGTTCCTGCTGCTGCACAACCTGTAGAGACAAAATCCGCAGCTGCTCCTGCAGAAGCAAAAGCGATTACTTTACCTACGTATGTGGGGGAAGAACGTTACACGGAAAAACCAGTTAACCAAATGCGTAAAACTATTGCGCGTCGTTTGGCTGAGTCCTTGTTTACCGCACCGCACTTCTATTTGACAGTATCTATAGACATGGATAATGCTATGGCTGCTCGTGCCCAGATCAATGAAGTTGCTCCAGTAAAAGTTTCTTTCAATGATATCGTTGTAAAAGCTGTAGCTGTTGCCTTGAAAAAACATCCTGCTGTAAACTCTTCATGGCAAGGCGATAAAATCCGTTTCAATGAGCATACCAACATTGGTGTTGCAATGGCTGTTGAAGATGGTTTATTAGTTCCTGTTGTGCGTTTTGCTGATGGAAAATCATTATCGCATATCTCTGCAGAGGTGAAAGACTTCGCGCAAAAAGCGAAAGCTAAAAAACTACAACCTGCAGATTGGGAAGGATCTACATTTACAGTTTCCAACCTAGGGATGTTCGGAATTGATGAATTTACTTCCATCATAAACTCTCCAGATGGTGCAATCCTTTCTGTTGGAGCAATTCAGGCTGTTCCTGTTGTTAAAAATGGCGCAGTAGTTCCAGGCAATGTAATGAAAGTAACATTGGGCTGTGATCACCGTGTGGTAGATGGCGCAACTGGAGCTGCATTTTTACAGACATTGAAATCTCTGGTGGAAAATCCAGTGAGATTGTTAGCATAA
- a CDS encoding ROK family transcriptional regulator: MTKAVNLLINKKLESKPEKKNLFNKLSIIKLIAELGSVSVNDIVKNLYLSLPTVNSLIAELLEDDFIRQFDKGESIGGRKPNLYKLRDGLFQVLSIELQRFSITMSIMDNNQNIIAETVELDNELSRNGENLAAITQIVDQYLIDKSVDIENLTGIIIGMPGLINAEEGTNETFLHDDNQSITNYFEHIYKKPVFILNDVKGAAYAELKFGLAKNTKNSLIILMDWGIGLGIVSNGEVYLGRDGYSGEVGHMPFIDNGELCYCGKRGCLETVASGIALVNNAKQEIQKGELTKLNELQPDELQHLTPTHIIEAANKGDQFAINQISKLGTNLGKAFASLIQLLNPELIVLGGKIAKANELITIPIQQAINSYTMAILKEHCEIKVSSLNLDSNTVGLTNYFITKYLSVELLRKSKI, translated from the coding sequence ATGACTAAAGCCGTAAATTTACTGATTAACAAAAAATTGGAGAGTAAACCTGAAAAGAAAAATCTGTTCAATAAACTCTCCATTATAAAATTAATAGCCGAATTAGGATCTGTATCGGTAAATGACATTGTTAAAAACCTTTATTTAAGCTTGCCCACAGTGAATAGCTTAATCGCAGAATTACTGGAAGATGATTTTATACGTCAATTTGATAAAGGTGAATCTATTGGTGGGCGCAAACCTAATTTATATAAATTACGCGATGGATTGTTTCAGGTACTTTCGATTGAGCTCCAACGTTTCTCCATCACTATGAGTATAATGGACAACAACCAGAACATTATTGCTGAAACTGTTGAGCTGGATAATGAACTATCCCGCAATGGAGAAAATCTAGCCGCTATCACACAAATCGTTGATCAATATCTTATCGATAAATCAGTTGATATCGAGAACCTAACAGGTATTATCATTGGTATGCCTGGGCTGATCAACGCTGAAGAAGGTACCAACGAGACATTTTTACATGACGACAATCAATCCATAACAAATTATTTTGAGCACATATATAAAAAACCGGTCTTCATTCTGAATGATGTTAAAGGAGCGGCATACGCTGAACTGAAATTTGGTTTGGCAAAAAACACAAAAAACAGTTTAATTATCCTAATGGACTGGGGAATAGGTTTAGGAATCGTGTCCAATGGTGAAGTTTATCTTGGCCGGGATGGTTACTCGGGTGAAGTGGGACATATGCCCTTTATCGATAATGGCGAACTATGCTACTGTGGGAAAAGAGGTTGTTTGGAAACCGTAGCTTCCGGAATTGCTTTAGTCAACAATGCTAAACAGGAAATCCAGAAAGGAGAGCTGACTAAATTAAATGAGTTGCAACCCGATGAATTACAACATTTAACACCAACGCATATTATTGAAGCCGCAAACAAAGGCGATCAATTTGCAATCAATCAGATTTCCAAACTGGGCACAAATCTTGGAAAAGCATTTGCATCACTGATCCAACTACTCAATCCGGAATTGATCGTACTAGGTGGAAAAATTGCAAAAGCAAATGAACTGATCACTATTCCGATACAACAGGCTATTAATTCGTATACCATGGCAATATTGAAAGAACACTGTGAAATAAAAGTTTCCAGTTTGAATCTTGACAGCAATACTGTGGGCCTTACAAACTATTTTATCACAAAGTACTTATCAGTTGAACTACTTCGAAAATCCAAAATTTAA
- a CDS encoding CoA-binding protein: MKKTLILGASSNPSRYSNKAANMLHRHGHDIVNIGLSGGEAAGVSIEKKGNVYSDIDTVTMYVSEHNQKEYYDYILATKPKRIIFNPGAENPELEQLAMEHGIKTERACTLVLLSTGQF; this comes from the coding sequence ATGAAAAAAACTTTGATTTTGGGTGCTAGTAGCAATCCTTCTCGTTATTCCAATAAAGCCGCTAATATGCTGCATAGGCATGGACATGATATTGTTAATATTGGTCTGAGTGGGGGTGAAGCAGCTGGAGTTTCTATTGAAAAGAAAGGCAATGTCTATTCCGATATCGATACTGTGACGATGTACGTCAGTGAACATAATCAGAAAGAATATTATGACTATATTTTGGCAACGAAACCGAAACGGATTATATTTAACCCGGGTGCAGAGAATCCTGAATTAGAGCAGCTCGCCATGGAGCATGGTATTAAAACTGAAAGAGCCTGTACCCTGGTCTTATTGAGTACAGGACAATTTTAA
- a CDS encoding DUF1080 domain-containing protein — MKRIFNSLTVLLLISSATYAQQPQNRTTATKIADVLAQQPAEEKEKFLLAMHELEGFSADDVVTFLKGLKAPGSNNAPIEFAANSYSFYVNQPGKEQQKRVFVEGLAKSISQLSEPTNQVFALRLLRQCADNTAIPAVANCLTNDYLADAAARTLVSIRTPESTAALEKALAASTTEKTAIALVTALGDLKDINAENAILELTKKYNSDGFQRTALIALSKIGGTASESLFQERLTAAGYSYDKFDAVGLGIDYAQALIDNKHDQDAVKFLNKFFQESQKAKSINGQIASLKLLTTIDPAKQQKNLLAAVKSDNGAYRNIALQLLGKYGKGSDAKSLLALASKSTPEVQESVLNYLAHNGSASSLKLIQALVNKTQSPVTKLAGLSALNTLSQGKETNTLIQALNTDQQFNNSVKALILSSKDANVVTDVNNALATVDDDKKIQLLDILSKRSNNASSKAVLAIKSANPAVEEAINKALPNVAQESDLEELFNRLNNTTDNKSAVLLQRALVNVIQSSTNSKGLTEKLAANIAKSAAPNTAKYFPIFAGLGDAQSLQAVTAYLNNNNTSLRSAAIESLAGWSSSNALPELVSLSRTEKDDNLFNTVYRGLIKSISSSSNTPEQKTLLLRDAFSVAKTAEQKKAALSALQPTGTYQSFVFAADLMNDPQLTGTATNVAMNIAMDNKFYGKKVREVLEQVIGKLSGSESGYLKEAVVRYLAEMPIKEGYVSMFNGKDLSGWKGLVADPIKRSKMNEKTLVTAQAKADDIMRKGWTVANGQIVFSGKGDNLATVKQYGDFEMLVDWKLENYGGIEGDAGIYLRGTPQVQIWDIANTRVGAQVGSGGLYNNQKNESKPLKVSDNATGEWNTFKIKMLDDKVTVWLNGQLVTDNIPLENYWDRNQSIFPTEQIELQAHGSVVYYRDLFIKEFPRKQIFKLSDQEKKDGFEILFDGTNLDKWTENQAYVINDEGYIWVYPNAKFGGNLYTKEEYADFIYRFDFKLTPGANNGVGIRAPLEGDAAYEAMEIQVLDDDADVYKDLKQYQYNGSIYGVVPAKKGYLKPVGEWNAEEITVKGNRIKVTLNGTVIVDADIAEASKNGTLDGKQHPGLKRTSGHIGFLGHGTEVFFKDIRIKKLK; from the coding sequence ATGAAAAGAATATTCAATTCGCTGACTGTATTGCTTCTTATTTCTAGTGCAACTTACGCTCAGCAACCACAAAATAGAACGACTGCGACCAAAATAGCAGACGTATTGGCACAGCAGCCTGCCGAAGAAAAAGAAAAATTTTTGCTTGCCATGCATGAGCTGGAAGGCTTCTCTGCTGACGATGTCGTCACTTTCCTTAAGGGACTTAAAGCACCGGGAAGCAATAACGCTCCGATAGAATTTGCAGCAAACAGCTATTCATTCTATGTAAATCAACCCGGTAAAGAACAGCAAAAAAGAGTTTTTGTTGAAGGTTTGGCAAAATCCATCTCGCAATTGAGTGAACCAACAAATCAGGTCTTTGCCCTACGCCTGTTACGTCAATGCGCCGATAATACAGCTATACCAGCTGTCGCTAATTGTTTGACAAACGATTATCTTGCCGATGCAGCAGCGAGAACGCTGGTATCTATTCGTACCCCTGAATCGACAGCAGCCTTAGAAAAAGCTTTAGCTGCGTCAACGACAGAGAAAACTGCTATTGCCTTAGTTACCGCACTCGGAGATTTAAAGGATATAAATGCGGAAAATGCTATTTTGGAATTGACCAAAAAATATAATTCGGACGGTTTTCAACGGACAGCATTAATCGCATTGAGCAAAATAGGTGGCACAGCTTCCGAATCGCTATTCCAGGAAAGACTCACTGCTGCAGGTTACAGTTACGACAAATTTGATGCGGTTGGACTTGGTATAGACTATGCCCAAGCGTTGATCGACAATAAACACGACCAAGATGCGGTTAAGTTTCTGAACAAATTTTTCCAGGAATCCCAAAAAGCCAAATCAATCAACGGTCAAATTGCATCGCTTAAATTATTGACGACTATTGACCCAGCGAAACAACAAAAGAACTTATTAGCAGCAGTTAAGAGCGATAATGGTGCTTACCGTAACATTGCTTTACAATTACTCGGAAAATACGGAAAGGGCAGTGACGCAAAAAGCTTGCTTGCTTTAGCGAGCAAAAGTACACCAGAAGTTCAAGAAAGTGTATTGAACTACTTAGCCCACAATGGTTCGGCAAGCAGCTTAAAACTAATCCAGGCTTTAGTAAATAAAACACAGTCTCCAGTAACTAAATTAGCTGGATTAAGTGCTCTAAATACACTATCACAGGGAAAAGAAACCAATACTTTAATCCAGGCGCTCAACACAGATCAACAGTTCAACAATTCGGTAAAAGCGTTGATCCTATCATCTAAAGATGCAAATGTTGTTACCGATGTCAACAATGCGCTTGCTACGGTAGATGACGACAAAAAGATTCAATTGCTGGATATTTTAAGTAAACGTTCCAACAATGCATCATCCAAAGCTGTATTAGCAATAAAGAGTGCAAATCCTGCTGTCGAAGAAGCGATCAACAAAGCACTTCCCAATGTTGCCCAGGAATCGGATTTAGAAGAACTATTCAATAGGCTAAACAATACAACAGATAATAAATCTGCCGTTCTATTGCAACGTGCCCTAGTCAACGTGATTCAGTCAAGCACAAATTCAAAAGGATTAACAGAAAAACTGGCAGCTAATATAGCGAAATCAGCAGCGCCTAATACCGCTAAATATTTCCCCATTTTTGCTGGGCTTGGTGACGCACAGTCATTGCAAGCTGTAACTGCATACCTTAACAATAATAATACAAGTCTACGGTCAGCAGCAATTGAATCGTTAGCTGGCTGGTCTTCCTCCAACGCACTTCCAGAATTGGTATCGCTTTCTCGAACAGAAAAAGACGATAATCTTTTCAATACAGTATACAGAGGATTGATCAAATCAATCTCTTCATCTTCAAATACACCTGAACAGAAAACCTTATTGTTGCGAGATGCATTCAGTGTCGCCAAAACAGCAGAACAGAAAAAAGCTGCGCTATCGGCATTGCAACCAACAGGAACATACCAGTCTTTCGTTTTCGCAGCTGACCTGATGAACGATCCCCAACTTACTGGAACAGCAACTAATGTCGCGATGAACATTGCAATGGACAATAAATTCTACGGTAAGAAGGTTAGAGAAGTTTTGGAACAGGTCATCGGTAAATTGTCCGGTAGCGAAAGTGGATATCTCAAAGAAGCTGTTGTTCGTTATCTCGCTGAAATGCCCATCAAAGAGGGGTACGTTTCGATGTTCAATGGTAAAGACCTCAGTGGCTGGAAAGGATTGGTCGCCGACCCAATCAAACGCAGTAAGATGAACGAGAAAACTTTAGTGACAGCACAAGCTAAAGCGGACGATATCATGCGTAAAGGCTGGACAGTAGCCAATGGTCAAATTGTATTCAGCGGAAAAGGTGACAATCTAGCAACCGTAAAACAATATGGTGACTTCGAAATGCTGGTAGACTGGAAACTGGAGAACTATGGTGGAATAGAGGGTGATGCTGGTATTTACTTGAGAGGTACTCCTCAAGTACAGATTTGGGATATCGCCAATACAAGAGTCGGTGCCCAAGTTGGCTCCGGTGGATTATATAACAACCAAAAAAATGAAAGCAAACCATTGAAGGTCTCCGACAACGCTACCGGCGAATGGAATACGTTTAAAATCAAAATGCTAGACGATAAAGTCACGGTTTGGTTAAATGGACAATTAGTAACCGATAACATTCCTCTTGAAAACTATTGGGATAGAAACCAATCCATTTTCCCTACCGAACAAATTGAGTTACAAGCGCATGGTTCAGTTGTTTATTATAGAGATCTTTTTATCAAGGAATTCCCAAGAAAGCAAATCTTTAAGTTGAGCGATCAAGAGAAAAAAGACGGGTTTGAAATACTTTTTGATGGAACAAACCTCGACAAGTGGACAGAAAACCAAGCTTACGTGATCAATGACGAAGGTTATATCTGGGTGTATCCAAATGCAAAATTTGGTGGAAACCTCTACACAAAAGAGGAATATGCAGACTTCATTTATCGTTTCGACTTCAAATTGACTCCGGGTGCCAACAATGGGGTGGGAATACGGGCTCCTCTGGAGGGAGACGCCGCATATGAAGCCATGGAGATCCAGGTGCTGGATGATGATGCAGATGTCTATAAAGACTTGAAGCAATATCAGTATAATGGTTCTATTTATGGCGTTGTTCCTGCTAAAAAAGGCTATTTAAAACCTGTTGGGGAGTGGAACGCTGAAGAAATAACCGTGAAAGGTAATCGCATCAAAGTTACCCTCAATGGTACTGTCATTGTGGATGCAGATATCGCAGAGGCAAGTAAAAATGGTACCTTGGACGGAAAACAACATCCTGGACTTAAACGGACCTCTGGTCATATCGGATTCTTGGGGCACGGTACTGAAGTATTCTTCAAAGACATTCGGATAAAAAAACTCAAATAG